From one Parambassis ranga chromosome 5, fParRan2.1, whole genome shotgun sequence genomic stretch:
- the LOC114435874 gene encoding nuclear factor 7, brain-like — MQSLSSPRGRVLSEEQFSCSICLEVFVEPISTPCGHSFCKACLQGYWNHSKKFLCPMCKKSYSKKPEMSVNRVLAEISSQFQGLVMAGGAEGPASRGSTLNLSSDSGQDTGEFARPGEVPCDSCIGRKLKALKSCVNCPGSFCETHLRHHKKVKSLTSHRLIEPTFNLEEKICKKHERLLDVFCRTDHTCICSACMEAAHKSHDIVSIDHEFKKKMSNLGKKRSELKHLIKERAKKLEEIKQSIKVIKASAQKELEESWQVYAELQRLVEQSQAELVELIATRQREAERHAQELARGLENELSQLRRRSNELEAHAQTHDKVLFLQNLSSLSPSPEPTDWSGVSVNTDLYLGTIRTSVSSLVDKFQEELKRLYGKELRKVQNYSSEVILDPATAQRNLVVSDDGRQVRYEERKTSHSEGPNRFSPALFVLGREGLSSGRHYWEVDVGRKTAWTLGVARTSARRKGEIKLSPEGGFWCLWLKNGEVKALAPSRLPLMMQSLPSKIGIFLDYDAGQISFYDVKARLHLYTFIDNFSESLYPIFSPCLTQEGKNNSPLIVTHVKHI, encoded by the exons ATGCAGA GCCTTAGCTCTCCCAGAGGCCGGGTCCTCTCTGAGGAGCAGTTCAGCTGCTCCATCTGCCTGGAGGTGTTCGTGGAGCCCATCTCCACGCCATGCGGCCACAGCTTCTGCAAGGCCTGCTTGCAGGGCTACTGGAACCACAGCAAGAAGTTCCTGTGCCCAATGTGCAAGAAGAGCTACTCCAAAAAACCAGAGATGAGTGTCAACCGGGTGCTGGCGGAGATATCTTCACAGTTCCAGGGGCTGGTAATGGCCGGAGGAGCCGAGGGACCCGCTTCACGGGGATCCACGCTCAATCTGAGCTCAGACTCGGGTCAGGATACAGGGGAGTTCGCCCGGCCCGGGGAGGTCCCCTGTGACTCCTGCATCGGTAGGAAGTTAAAGGCGCTGAAATCGTGTGTGAACTGCCCCGGGTCGTTCTGCGAGACTCACCTCAGGCACCACAAGAAG GTCAAGTCTCTGACGTCCCATCGCCTGATCGAGCCCACGTTCAACCTGGAGGAGAAGATCTGTAAGAAACACGAGCGCCTGCTGGACGTCTTCTGCCGCACCGACCACACCTGCATCTGCAGCGCCTGCATGGAGGCGGCGCACAAGTCCCATGACATCGTCTCCATCGACCACGAGTTCAAGAAGAAGATG AGTAACCTGGGGAAGAAGAGGTCCGAGCTGAAGCATTTGATCAAAGAAAGAGCCAAGAAGCTGGAGGAGATCAAGCAGTCCATCAAAGTTATTAAG GCCAGCGCTCAGAAAGAACTGGAGGAGAGCTGGCAGGTGTACGCCGAGCTGCAGCGTCTGGTGGAGCAGAGCCAGGCGGAGCTTGTGGAGCTGATTGCCACCAGGCAGCGCGAGGCGGAGCGCCACGCTCAGGAGCTGGCCCGGGGTTTGGAGAACGAACTGagccagctgaggaggaggagcaacgAGCTGGAGGCCCACGCACAGACGCACGACAAAGTGCTGTTCCTTCAG AACCTGTCGTCACTGTCACCCTCACCCGAGCCCACCGATTGGTCAGGGGTCAGCGTCAACACTGACCTGTACCTGGGAACCATCCGCACCTCCGTCAGCAGCCTCGTAGACAAGttccaggaggagctgaagaggcTGTACGGGAAAG AGCTGCGGAAAGTGCAGAATTACTCAA gCGAGGTGATTCTGGATCCTGCCACGGCCCAGAGAAACCTGGTCGTGTCCGATGACGGTCGGCAGGTGAGATACGAAGAGCGCAAGACGTCCCACTCTGAGGGTCCAAATCGGTTCAGCCCGGCCCTCTTTGTCCTGGGGCGAGAGGGCCTCAGCTCCGGGCGACACTACTGGGAGGTGGACGTGGGACGCAAGACGGCCTGGACGCTCGGTGTGGCCCGCACTTCGGCCCGCCGGAAGGGCGAGATCAAGCTGAGTCCTGAGGGCGGCTTCTGGTGCCTGTGGCTGAAAAACGGGGAGGTGAAAGCTCTGGCCCCGTCCCGCCTGCCTTTGATGATGCAGTCTCTCCCCAGTAAGATCGGAATCTTCCTGGATTATGATGCAGGTCAGATCTCCTTCTATGACGTGAAGGCACGACTGCACCTCTATACGTTTATTGATAACTTCAGTGAGAGCCTGTACCCGATCTTTAGTCCGTGTCTCACTCAGGAGGGCAAGAACAACTCTCCTCTCATCGTAACCCACGTTAaacacatctga